GAACTAGAATCATACCGAACCGATGACCGAATTTATACATACATTTTTCTAGatttttttaaatgtattatatactttcaatataattatatatatatatatataattataaattaaatacaatctaatattatatttcatttttctatattttctcaataattttagttataaatacattaaattgccttataattcttaattataaatatacaattatcttttatatatatattcttaattagatttatatcttatagttaaatatcatatgattaataaataattaaaatatatattacatgatatacttatattattatattatataatatatttaacctaaattatatatacactttatAATTAAATAGTCTATAATTTATgtatagctaaaagatatattttatgatatattatgtattaataatttaatttaaaacttaaatggTAATTTAAGAATGactttttaaagaaataattatataaaattattttgagaATCGAGAATCAAACCGGAATCgtaccgaaccgaactgaaatcgAAGAACTGAGAACCATACCGAACCGAAACTGAAATAATAAAAAACCGAATCGAAACCGTACTAAAATTTCGGTTTGATTCCTATTCTTAGCCAAATCTTAAATCGAACCGAAACCGAACACCTCTACTACAGGTGCTTTCCCTTGGATAATGCCAAATACTACATGGGCATCTTCAACCTTGTAACCATAAGATATGGTACACTAAATTAAGCTACAGTAATTACACTAAATTAAGCTACAGTAATTATACCAGTTTAACATATATATTTTAACATTAAtaagttttaatttattaatattataattatctttaaaattataaaagaaaataaattcaaatcttaatCAGATTACTTTTATAAACTAAAAGAATTTAACATTTCAACGACATTCCAAAGTTCCCAAACTTCTTCCCCATGCACACAATATTAATTACGTCacaataattaaattctttatttattatttaatatatcctTTCATTTTCATTATCATTAGCGTGTGCCCCTTGTTATATGCATCTTTCTAGGGTTAGTTACATCTGGTGCAGATAATTTCTGGCTAGTATGAGAATTGATTTCTTTTCCAATTATATTTTATTGGAAATGTTTAACATAAAAATTATTCTATATAACCATTCTCTGtacaattattttttaaaatgtctACAAGCATATAAGACTTAATTACAGAGATTAGAATTTGTAGAAAGAATACTTTCACAAAAGTTCTTATTCCTCCGTGATGACACTTAAGTTCTGTCTATATACTTTACTTCTCCTCCGACCAACGCTCCTCCCTTTCCTCTTCACCTCCAATCATTTTCCACTGTGGCTGTCACCGTCACCGCAACCACCACAGCCACCGCCGACCATTCCACTACAATCCACAGCCTTCTTGTTACTAGCATAAACCATGGGAACAGTCCTTCTTTTCCCAGGCAAAATCTTGTGTCCACCACTGGACTTAAGAGCCAAACTTGCTTTAACAGCGAAGGCAGCCATATCACGAGGGCTAAGCCGACTATTTATCCAATTGACAGGCAGCACAAAGTAAAGCTGACCCAGTTGAAGTTCTTCATCACCATCAATGGCTGGAATGCAGGCATTATAGTCCATATCATCAGCGTTACATATGAAAGAGCTGTGGTTTCTTTTCAGTATCTGTGAAACCCTAACTGGGTAAGAGAATTCCTCAAGCTGGCCATCTTGGAGGATGAGCTTTGCTGTGGCCGCTGAGGTTATTTCATGTGAGCAGCAAATACCCATTTTTACACCGTTTCTTGGTGTCTGAGTTCACTTGTGGGAatctatatgtatatatatagtggTTTTGGTCTAtagcttaattaattaaatcattaataatATTGACAGGTCTGACTGGTTTAAATTAAATTCAACAAAAGAATAATCTAATCCAATTGCACTGATTTATcaaaattctcttaatttcagcattataatatataataaattggatcATACCTAATTATTTACAGTCATTTTCTTTGGGGCACTTTCGATTTTGGATAATTCCTTCATTCTAGAATGTAAGACTGATGATCCAGCAATGGGGGCTTATCAAAATCAAAATTATGCTTGGTTTGGTCTTGTGGACCTCATGTGTTGACCACTCATTGGTCTTCCCAGAATATTTTTTTTCTCTGGTATGGTTTAGAGACCATGATATTGTTGGATTCCAAAACCTTTCTGCTGGAACTTTCTTGGTGGCCTTGTTACTATTGGTAGCATGACTGAAATTGGAGGGCCAATATCAATTTCGTAAGTCTGGTAGGGTACTATGCATGACTATATCATTGTGAACCTTTTGCTTCCGGCGCGTGAAAATTGCAGCAAAATTCCTCCAAATAAAGGATTCAGACCGaccatataaatatatatattatatgtttaGATCATAAGAGAGTCTAGATGTATCCTGAACTATATGCAGTAAACAGCTCATCGGATCAGGTGGGTTtgagttaaaattttaattaaaaaaataataaattttaagaatatataatatgatcaatatagttttataatttttaaatttgcaaatttaaaagaattttaaaattttttaaaatgcaataacaaaatttttagattttaataattGACATAAGATTTTAACActtcaaattataaaatatttagataaaaaattaatatttaacataataacttattttttatatataaatttaaaaataaacataataaaaaatgTGACCTATAgtaattttttaagtatttttattagTGTATGTGATATTTTCTTATGAAGCTTTTTGTTAGatttaacttatatatatatgtgtgttatATTTTGGAtaagatattaattttttaaaaataatttttacaaatttttaaattaaaagtcatattaatcaattcaattcaaatatattaaaatcaagtaatttttataaatttaacttttagattaaaaattaaattaatcaaattatcaaaattaaattgaatcatttGAAATGTCGaattgatataaattaaattcttaattttatatgTCATTTTATATTTTAGATAGATTATattgaaatgaattataaatTGCTTTTTAAGCCAGATTCAGTTGAATTGTTGAATCTGCCCAAAATTTGCTATTTTTATAATCTGCTCAAAATTTGCTATTTTTATCTAAAATTCacaatttatatatttacaattaAGTATTTATCTGCTAATATAAAAATTGGTATAGAGATcagaatttttaaattcaaacaaTATCATGGGTCCACTTATGCTAAAGGTTAGGACGAAGCCCATGAATGAAAGCCCAAGCCTCACAAGGAAGTCACACCCTCATCCCCCTCGCCGCCgacaccctctctctctctctctctctctctctctctctctctctccagggtttcattaaaaattagttacaaagattaagaatttattaaaaaaaaaattccgtGATGTAAACCGAAAACAAATCCAATTAAAAATAGGCTTGCATAGTGGCCGACTTGTTTCCCCTATAAAAGCTGAAGCTCGTGGCCTTTTGGAAGGGTAGTAGAGGCTCATCGAATTTGCAACAATTCTTTGACAGAATTGGTACAAAATCTGTGAGTTTGTGTGTCAAAATTACCTACTGGAATCTTTGAGTTTGCTTCTTTCGCATTTACAGGATCCAACATGGCAACAGCAACAGGTATTTTTATGGTTTCTCTTCAATATCTCATATGTACTTTTCTGTTTGGATACTTAATAGTATTACTCAAAGTTGTATTATGCTAGTTTTTAATCTGCCTGGAGTTCACAAGGCATGGGAAGCTAACTAGCTTGTCTTATCGTTGCCTTGCAGTTGCATTTAAGTCTAGGGAGGATCATAGGAAGCAAATTGAATTGGCAGAAGCGCGTAAGGCAGGGCTTGCACCTGCTGAGGTTGACGAGGATGGAAGGGAGATTAATCCTCATATTCCTCAGTATATGTCGTCTCCTCCTTGGTATCTTGATAATTCTCAGAAACCAGTAAGTTTCTAGGGCCCTTTTTTTTTCTGTCTCTCTTTCTGTGTTAGGACTGTCACAAGTTCCATATGAAGGTTGAATCTTGACTTGTCATTTTATTTTATGTTTAGAGCTTGAGACATCAAAGAAAGCGGAAATCAGATCCAAATTATTCAAAATCATGGTATGACAGAGGTGCAAAAGTTTATCAAGCTTAAAAGCGCAGGAAGGGTGCATGTGAAAAGTGAGTTCTTCCTTTTTATTTCTATCTCTGTGTgcgattaaataatttttatacctCAGATGAATTGTTATCATTAAAGAATTAGTGTGGTTTTACTTTCATTCTTTATTATATGCATTTTAACTTATACTATTAGGAATACAATAATTTACACTTGCATGTTTGCTACAGCTGTGGAGCCATGACACATGATGCAAAGTCATGCATGGAAAGACCTCGGAAAGGGGGGAAAAAAAAAGGACTAATAAACACATTGCGCCAGATGAAAAAATAGAGTCCTTCGAGCTTGATTATGATGGCAAGCGTGACCGATGGAATGGATACAATACATCAAATTATGCCCGTGTTGTTGAGAGTTATGAAGCACGTGATGCAGCTCGAAGGAAGCATCTGAAGGAACAACAGCTTAAGAAATTGGAAGGGAAAAATAGCAACCAAAACGATGAGGCTCTGGCTAGTGATGAGAACAACTACGGAGATGATTTGAGGGTGGATGAAGCCAATGTTGATGACAGCAAACAAATGGCTTTTGCAAAGGTAGAGAAGCGTGCACGAATAACTGGTGGTGGGAGCACAGCGACTGTCAGGTTGGAACAATTTATATTATTTGTCATTAAAGTTCGTATGATTTCCTAAAACATGCAACCGTTAAGATTGTGCAACATATCTTTACAGGAATATCTTTTAAATTATAACCGAAaattttttacaggaatttgtgTATTCGGAAGGATATAGCAAAATATCTTTTAAATCTTGATGTTAATTCTGCTCATTATGCCCCCAAAAGCCGATCAATGCGTGAGGATCATCTTCCACATGCAGATCCAAATGAAAagttttatggggtgagtgttcTTAAAAATAGCAATATCTTaagtaatttaatttcattttatatctCATGTTGACAACACtttcttcttaatatttttgAGGGAGATAACCAATATAGAAATGGTGGTCAAGCTTTGGAGTTCAAGCAGTTGAACATCCATGCTTGGGAGGTAGTTAACAAGGGACAATATATTCAAATTCAGGCAGCTCCATCCCAAGCAGAGTTGCTATATAAGAATTATAAGATCATAAAGGAGAAATTGAAGACCCAAACAAGGGATAAAATTGTGGAAAAAGTATGGCAATGCTGCCAGTGAAGATATTTTTTATTAGAAAACATAAGTTAATTTAGTTTATATCTTAGTATTTCTATTTCTATATATcttttttcatttatgtaataaaattttaaatggatatATTTTGTGTCAAGTATATGTTAGAGAattgtatattatatttaataaataagagtaaaaatatgattaaaaaaaaaagttgaaatcaaGTAAAATATGGTAGTCCAAAATTACATCACTAATAGCCTTAATTAATAAATGCAAAACAAAACCTCAAAACAGTGGTGACTCAACAGATACAAAACCAAGC
The Hevea brasiliensis isolate MT/VB/25A 57/8 chromosome 15, ASM3005281v1, whole genome shotgun sequence genome window above contains:
- the LOC131173982 gene encoding uncharacterized protein LOC131173982, with the protein product MGICCSHEITSAATAKLILQDGQLEEFSYPVRVSQILKRNHSSFICNADDMDYNACIPAIDGDEELQLGQLYFVLPVNWINSRLSPRDMAAFAVKASLALKSSGGHKILPGKRRTVPMVYASNKKAVDCSGMVGGGCGGCGDGDSHSGK